A genomic stretch from Cryptosporangium phraense includes:
- a CDS encoding inositol monophosphatase family protein, giving the protein MRVQWKTAVDWHQHLTVAKECAEAAAQRISDEFGHRHITGEKGPYDVQLRADLVSEDTIVSGIHQAYPDHRIISEEHTLKWLNDEHTWFVDPLDGTNNFGYGVAHCAVAITLFHRDEPVVAVVHDPVVKRRYYAQADAKQALRPAPLRSEPVPLRRASISYVTNYTPEARRYGLALERRLRDECKRVFTLWAPSLDLALISAGGLDAMVCVDANFLDVCAGLFLLEQNGGCVLGLGGERLPLTKSLADAPVSFVAARDGHLAQDLFQHVREAIHGV; this is encoded by the coding sequence ATGCGCGTGCAGTGGAAGACAGCCGTCGATTGGCATCAGCACCTGACCGTAGCGAAGGAGTGTGCAGAAGCTGCCGCTCAACGCATCTCTGATGAGTTCGGCCATCGTCATATCACCGGCGAGAAGGGGCCGTACGACGTTCAACTACGCGCCGATTTGGTATCGGAAGACACGATCGTTTCAGGGATCCATCAGGCATATCCTGACCATCGAATAATTTCCGAAGAGCACACCCTCAAGTGGTTGAATGACGAGCACACATGGTTTGTCGACCCGCTCGATGGAACCAATAATTTCGGCTACGGAGTCGCTCACTGCGCAGTTGCGATCACCCTCTTCCACCGCGACGAACCCGTGGTGGCCGTCGTCCATGACCCGGTCGTCAAACGTCGCTATTACGCGCAGGCTGACGCAAAGCAGGCTCTAAGGCCAGCGCCACTTCGTAGCGAACCCGTACCACTTCGGCGGGCTTCAATCTCCTACGTCACGAATTACACGCCAGAGGCCCGACGCTACGGACTTGCGCTCGAACGGCGCCTCCGCGACGAGTGCAAGCGCGTGTTCACGCTCTGGGCACCGTCTCTCGATCTAGCGCTTATATCCGCAGGTGGTCTCGACGCCATGGTGTGTGTCGACGCGAACTTCCTCGACGTCTGCGCCGGCCTCTTCCTACTCGAGCAGAACGGTGGCTGCGTGCTCGGCCTCGGTGGAGAACGCCTTCCCCTCACCAAGTCTCTTGCGGACGCTCCAGTATCGTTCGTTGCCGCCCGTGACGGACACCTGGCTCAAGATCTCTTCCAACATGTTCGGGAAGCGATACACGGCGTATGA
- a CDS encoding viperin family antiviral radical SAM protein, with protein MTSSARSSRLPISTVNFHVWQPCNMHCHFCFATFRDVRSDVLPAGHLERSEARMVIAALGRYGFEKITFAGGEPLLCPWLPDLLREAKAHGMATSIVTNGSLLDEEYLARTHTDLDWLALSIDSVDPTVLRLTGRQTRGRPLSEVDYLHLCATAASLGIAIKINTVVTAANWHEDLTGFLADARPHRWKAMRVLPMADQNSGAVEAFLISSEQFWTYVDRHRALRCLGIDIVAEDNNDMLGTYVMVDPAGRFVDNLDGRYRYSAPILQVGAEKALGQIRLDRSGFLRRGGEYQWVR; from the coding sequence ATGACCTCGTCAGCGCGAAGCTCTAGACTTCCGATTTCGACTGTCAACTTTCACGTGTGGCAGCCGTGTAACATGCACTGCCATTTCTGTTTTGCTACTTTTCGTGACGTCCGATCGGACGTTCTGCCCGCTGGGCACCTAGAGCGCTCCGAAGCCCGAATGGTCATCGCCGCGCTAGGCCGCTACGGGTTCGAGAAGATCACGTTTGCAGGTGGGGAGCCGCTACTTTGCCCGTGGTTACCCGACCTCCTGCGTGAAGCGAAAGCTCACGGGATGGCCACCTCCATAGTTACCAACGGAAGCCTTCTCGACGAGGAGTATCTGGCGCGTACCCACACCGACCTCGACTGGCTCGCCCTAAGTATCGATAGCGTGGACCCTACGGTTCTACGCCTCACTGGCCGTCAGACGCGCGGACGCCCGCTATCGGAGGTCGACTACCTCCATCTGTGCGCGACCGCTGCCTCACTGGGTATCGCCATCAAGATCAATACAGTTGTCACGGCCGCCAATTGGCACGAGGATCTCACTGGTTTTCTCGCTGACGCCCGGCCACATCGGTGGAAGGCGATGCGCGTGCTCCCGATGGCGGACCAGAATAGCGGCGCGGTAGAGGCCTTCCTGATTAGCAGCGAGCAGTTCTGGACGTACGTCGACCGTCACCGGGCGCTGCGATGTCTAGGCATTGACATAGTGGCAGAAGACAACAACGACATGCTCGGCACTTACGTCATGGTCGACCCGGCCGGCCGCTTCGTTGACAACCTCGACGGTCGGTACCGTTACAGCGCCCCGATCCTCCAGGTGGGAGCTGAGAAGGCGCTCGGCCAGATACGCCTCGACCGCAGTGGCTTCCTACGCCGCGGAGGCGAATACCAATGGGTCCGCTGA
- the hemB gene encoding porphobilinogen synthase — MSGTLRRATAGAPSLEKLCPGLTPGSSGGGGGFPSVRPRRLRQSPAMRRLVSEIRVNPADLVLPLFVKEGIPEARPIRSLPGVFQHSRDSLRRAAAESVAAGVGGIMLFGVPTERDHCGTTDAVLNDAIADVIAEVGADTVVMSDLCLDEFTDHGHCGVLAADGSVDNDATLLRYAEMAVAQADAGAHVLGLSGMMDGQVGVVRAALDAAGHTNTVILAYAAKYASGFYGPFRDAVESQLKGDRKTYQQDPANAAEALREVALDIAEGADIIMVKPALPYLDVLRQVADAVDVPVAAYQVSGEYAMVEAAAANGWINREQVMLETLVGARRAGADFVLTYWATEAAGLLARQ, encoded by the coding sequence ATGAGCGGGACGTTGCGGCGGGCCACGGCCGGTGCGCCGTCACTCGAGAAGCTCTGCCCCGGGCTGACCCCGGGCAGTAGCGGCGGCGGTGGCGGGTTCCCGAGCGTTCGTCCGCGGCGGCTGCGGCAGAGCCCGGCCATGCGTCGGCTCGTGTCGGAGATCCGGGTGAACCCGGCCGACCTCGTCCTCCCGCTCTTCGTCAAGGAAGGCATCCCGGAGGCGCGGCCGATCCGGTCGCTGCCGGGCGTTTTCCAGCACTCGCGGGACTCGCTTCGCCGGGCCGCGGCCGAGTCGGTCGCGGCCGGCGTCGGCGGCATCATGCTGTTCGGCGTGCCGACCGAGCGCGACCACTGCGGCACCACCGACGCGGTGCTCAACGACGCGATCGCGGACGTGATCGCCGAGGTCGGCGCCGACACGGTCGTGATGAGCGACCTCTGCCTGGACGAGTTCACCGACCACGGGCACTGCGGAGTCCTGGCCGCCGACGGCTCGGTCGACAACGACGCGACGCTGCTGCGCTACGCCGAGATGGCGGTCGCGCAGGCCGACGCCGGTGCGCACGTGCTCGGGCTGTCCGGGATGATGGACGGCCAGGTCGGCGTCGTCCGGGCGGCGCTCGACGCGGCCGGGCACACGAACACGGTGATCCTGGCCTACGCGGCGAAGTACGCGTCCGGGTTCTACGGGCCGTTCCGCGACGCGGTGGAGTCGCAGCTCAAGGGCGACCGCAAGACCTACCAGCAGGACCCGGCGAACGCGGCCGAGGCGCTGCGCGAGGTCGCGCTCGACATCGCCGAGGGCGCCGACATCATCATGGTCAAGCCCGCGCTGCCGTACCTCGACGTGCTGCGTCAGGTCGCGGACGCGGTCGACGTGCCGGTGGCGGCGTACCAGGTGTCGGGTGAGTACGCGATGGTCGAGGCGGCGGCGGCCAACGGGTGGATCAACCGGGAGCAGGTCATGCTCGAGACGTTGGTCGGGGCCCGGCGGGCCGGGGCCGACTTCGTGCTGACGTACTGGGCCACCGAGGCCGCGGGGCTGCTCGCACGCCAGTAG
- a CDS encoding uroporphyrinogen-III synthase yields MTRRSTTGRITFVGAGPGDPGLLTRRALEAVADADHILHDRSLPPTLLAAVVASAPESVEVSVAEGAAGDVAKVLLSGARSGRTVARLVAGDPLTSESIVREVQAVARTSVPFEVVPGVPLAEGVTGYAGAPAGGLRTTVEVRDVTALDFDAMVAVPGTLTLTLDAGDLPAVRDGLLSAGMSGQATVLVTGDGTTDTQSTSVATLDGIVDAAIGLYGTLVVSIGAGVGLRDKLSWWESRPLYGWKVLVPRTKEQAGAMSAQLRGWGAIPEEVPTIAVEPPRTPAQMERAIKGLVTGRYEWVIFTSTNAVKAVWEKFAEFGLDARAFAGVKIACVGDATAAAVEAFGVKAELLPSGEQSSDGLLADFPPYDEVLDPIDRILLPRADIATETLAAGLIERGWEVDDVTAYRTVRAAPPPAPIRDAIKSGGFDAVLFTSSSTVRNLVGIAGKPHARTVVACIGPKTADTARELGLRVDVQPETANVPSLVESLAEYALELREKLASLPAKPRRGAKAQGPTAGRLAR; encoded by the coding sequence ATGACCCGTCGCTCCACGACCGGCCGGATCACGTTCGTCGGGGCAGGCCCCGGCGACCCGGGGCTGCTCACCCGACGTGCGCTCGAGGCCGTCGCCGACGCCGACCACATCCTGCACGACCGGTCGCTGCCGCCCACGCTCCTCGCCGCGGTGGTCGCCTCCGCGCCGGAGTCGGTCGAGGTCAGCGTCGCCGAGGGCGCAGCCGGGGACGTCGCGAAGGTACTGCTCTCCGGGGCCCGCTCCGGACGCACGGTGGCCCGCCTGGTGGCCGGCGACCCGCTGACGTCGGAGTCGATCGTCCGCGAGGTGCAGGCCGTCGCCCGGACGTCGGTCCCGTTCGAGGTGGTTCCCGGTGTTCCGCTCGCCGAGGGGGTCACCGGCTACGCCGGTGCGCCGGCCGGCGGTCTGCGGACGACGGTCGAGGTCCGTGACGTCACCGCGCTCGACTTCGACGCGATGGTCGCGGTCCCGGGCACGCTGACGCTCACTCTGGACGCCGGTGACCTGCCGGCCGTCCGCGACGGGCTGCTCTCGGCCGGGATGAGCGGCCAGGCGACGGTGCTGGTCACCGGCGACGGCACCACCGACACCCAGTCGACGTCGGTGGCGACGCTGGACGGCATCGTCGACGCGGCGATCGGGCTCTACGGAACGCTGGTCGTCTCGATCGGGGCCGGCGTGGGCCTGCGCGACAAGCTCTCCTGGTGGGAGTCGCGTCCGCTGTACGGCTGGAAGGTGCTGGTGCCCCGCACCAAGGAGCAGGCCGGTGCGATGAGCGCCCAGCTCCGCGGCTGGGGCGCGATCCCGGAGGAGGTGCCGACGATCGCCGTCGAGCCGCCCCGGACGCCGGCCCAGATGGAGCGCGCGATCAAGGGCCTGGTCACCGGCCGGTACGAGTGGGTCATCTTCACCTCGACCAACGCGGTGAAGGCGGTCTGGGAGAAGTTCGCCGAGTTCGGGCTCGACGCGCGGGCGTTCGCCGGCGTCAAGATCGCCTGCGTCGGCGACGCGACCGCGGCCGCGGTGGAGGCGTTCGGCGTCAAGGCCGAGCTGCTGCCCAGCGGTGAGCAGTCCAGCGACGGCCTGCTGGCAGACTTCCCGCCCTACGACGAGGTGCTCGACCCGATCGACCGGATCCTGCTGCCGCGGGCCGACATCGCGACCGAGACGCTGGCCGCCGGCCTGATCGAGCGCGGCTGGGAGGTCGACGACGTCACGGCCTACCGCACCGTTCGGGCCGCCCCGCCGCCCGCGCCGATCCGGGACGCGATCAAGTCAGGCGGGTTCGACGCCGTGCTGTTCACGTCGTCGTCCACGGTGCGGAACCTGGTCGGCATCGCCGGCAAGCCGCACGCCCGCACGGTCGTGGCCTGCATCGGGCCGAAGACCGCCGACACCGCCCGCGAGCTCGGGCTGCGCGTCGACGTGCAGCCGGAGACCGCGAACGTGCCGTCGCTGGTCGAGTCGCTGGCCGAGTACGCGCTCGAGCTGCGGGAGAAGCTGGCGTCGCTGCCGGCCAAGCCGCGCCGGGGCGCCAAGGCCCAGGGGCCGACGGCCGGTCGGCTGGCACGCTGA
- the hemC gene encoding hydroxymethylbilane synthase: MSRPLRLGTRASKLALAQSGDVADTLTAATGREVELVHISTEGDRDRTTLLTQIGGTGVFVSALRDALLADQIDFAVHSYKDLPTAPADGLTIAAVPFRADPRDALISRDGLTLEKLPSGARVGTGAPRRVAQVLIARPDLVCVPIRGNVDTRMNKVSSGELDAVVLAVAGLARLGRATEITEALHPDVLVPAPAQGALAVECRADDAELVALLGAIEAPTARAEVTAERALLAALEAGCSAPVAAWASIDADQLTLRARVAALDGTSVLTDARTIPVPATYDSLHTDAGAVGRQLAADLLAAGADTLMGRTA, encoded by the coding sequence ATGAGTCGCCCCCTGCGGCTGGGCACGCGGGCCTCCAAGCTCGCGCTGGCTCAGTCCGGTGACGTCGCCGACACGCTCACCGCGGCCACCGGGCGCGAGGTCGAGCTGGTGCACATCAGCACCGAGGGCGACCGCGACCGCACCACGCTGCTGACCCAGATCGGCGGCACCGGCGTGTTCGTGTCCGCACTGCGCGACGCGCTGCTCGCCGACCAGATCGACTTCGCCGTGCACTCGTACAAAGACCTCCCGACCGCGCCCGCCGACGGCCTGACGATCGCCGCCGTCCCGTTCCGGGCCGACCCCCGCGACGCGCTGATCTCGCGCGACGGGCTGACGCTGGAGAAGCTGCCGTCCGGCGCCCGGGTGGGCACCGGGGCGCCCCGGCGGGTCGCGCAGGTGCTCATCGCCCGGCCGGATTTGGTCTGCGTGCCGATTCGCGGGAACGTTGACACCAGGATGAACAAAGTCAGCAGCGGTGAGCTGGACGCGGTCGTGCTGGCCGTCGCCGGCCTGGCCCGTCTCGGACGGGCCACCGAGATCACTGAAGCGCTCCACCCCGACGTCCTGGTGCCCGCGCCGGCCCAGGGTGCGCTCGCGGTCGAGTGCCGCGCCGACGACGCCGAACTGGTTGCGCTGCTCGGCGCGATCGAGGCGCCGACGGCCCGGGCCGAGGTGACCGCCGAGCGCGCGCTGCTGGCCGCACTCGAGGCCGGGTGCAGTGCCCCGGTCGCCGCCTGGGCCTCGATCGACGCCGACCAGCTCACCCTGCGGGCCCGGGTCGCGGCCCTGGACGGAACGTCCGTGCTGACCGACGCACGGACGATCCCCGTCCCCGCTACGTACGACAGTTTGCACACCGACGCCGGAGCGGTCGGGAGGCAGCTCGCTGCCGACCTCCTCGCCGCAGGCGCCGACACCCTGATGGGGAGAACCGCATGA
- a CDS encoding glutamyl-tRNA reductase, with amino-acid sequence MSVVVVGLNHRTAPVRLLERASVPSTELSGVLAELISGTHVAEAVLLSTCNRVEVYAAVNTFHGALHEIGQVLSARTGVHIAELADHLYVHYSDAAVRHVFSVVSGLDSLVVGEPQILGQVRDAYNAADGHGAPGRVLHEVMQQALRVGKRVHTDTDIDHAGQSVVTAALRVSAERVGSLAGRRALVVGAGSLGALAAATLRREGVGPITVLNRTADTARRVAANVGGRGGDLTELRAALSEADIVVTATGATEAVLTYQDVSAAIAARGPNAPDLAILDLAVPRDTERAVDALPGVVVLDIEALTAALADEPASAAVEGARTIVETEVEAFAAWQRSTEVAPTVVALRARADQVVAGELEKLHSRLPDLDDASRREVEKTVRRVVSTLLHTPTVRMKELATAPGGDRYAAAVRELFLLDGHARPAAAVTVEPDGANPWVIAESEVHG; translated from the coding sequence ATGAGCGTTGTCGTCGTCGGTCTCAACCACCGCACCGCACCGGTACGCCTGCTCGAGCGCGCGTCCGTGCCGTCCACCGAGCTCTCCGGGGTGCTCGCCGAGCTGATCAGCGGCACGCACGTGGCCGAGGCCGTCCTGCTCTCCACGTGCAACCGGGTCGAGGTGTACGCCGCGGTCAACACGTTCCACGGTGCGCTGCACGAGATCGGTCAGGTCCTGTCGGCCCGCACCGGCGTCCACATCGCCGAGCTCGCCGATCACCTCTACGTCCATTATTCGGACGCCGCGGTGCGGCACGTCTTCTCGGTCGTCTCGGGCCTGGACTCGCTGGTCGTCGGCGAGCCGCAGATCCTCGGCCAGGTGCGCGACGCGTACAACGCGGCCGACGGGCACGGTGCGCCGGGCCGCGTCCTGCACGAGGTCATGCAGCAGGCGCTGCGGGTCGGCAAGCGCGTCCACACCGACACCGACATCGACCACGCCGGCCAGTCGGTCGTCACCGCCGCCCTGCGGGTGAGCGCCGAGCGGGTCGGGTCGCTGGCCGGCCGCCGGGCGCTGGTCGTCGGGGCCGGTTCGCTCGGAGCGCTGGCCGCGGCCACGCTCCGGCGCGAGGGCGTCGGCCCGATCACGGTGCTCAACCGCACCGCCGATACCGCCCGCCGGGTGGCCGCGAACGTCGGCGGGCGCGGCGGCGACCTGACCGAGCTGCGGGCCGCGCTCTCCGAGGCCGACATCGTGGTCACCGCCACCGGCGCGACCGAGGCCGTGCTCACCTACCAGGACGTCTCGGCCGCCATCGCCGCCCGCGGTCCGAACGCGCCCGACCTGGCGATTCTCGACCTCGCCGTGCCCCGCGACACCGAACGGGCGGTCGACGCGCTGCCGGGCGTCGTCGTGCTCGACATCGAGGCGCTGACCGCGGCGCTGGCCGACGAACCGGCGTCGGCCGCGGTCGAGGGCGCGCGGACCATCGTCGAGACCGAGGTCGAGGCGTTCGCCGCCTGGCAGCGGTCGACCGAGGTCGCGCCGACCGTGGTCGCGCTGCGCGCGCGGGCCGACCAGGTGGTCGCGGGCGAGCTGGAGAAGTTGCACTCCCGGTTGCCCGACCTCGACGACGCCTCCCGCCGGGAGGTGGAGAAGACCGTCCGCCGGGTCGTCTCGACGTTGCTGCACACGCCGACGGTCCGGATGAAAGAGCTGGCCACCGCCCCTGGCGGAGACCGCTACGCTGCGGCGGTCCGGGAATTGTTCCTCCTCGACGGGCACGCGCGGCCGGCCGCGGCCGTGACCGTCGAACCGGACGGTGCCAACCCCTGGGTCATCGCCGAGAGCGAGGTGCACGGATGA
- a CDS encoding redox-sensing transcriptional repressor Rex, giving the protein MSGDRPRIRAAGRTRGVPEATVARLPVYLRALHALADTGCDTVSSEELAVAAGVNSAKLRKDLSHLGSYGTRGVGYEVSLLVDQISRALGLTQRWAVVLVGVGNLGHALAGYAGFASRGFRIAALFDADAERVGERIAGLDIRHIDDLDRVVEEEQVSIGVISTPSAAAQEVADRLVEAGVTSILNFAPCVLQVPDGVDVRKVDLALELQILSFHEQRKADIAKGPHGVNGTAINGTMKGGAVTPLPAPRVDDAREVVGQ; this is encoded by the coding sequence ATGTCCGGAGATCGTCCGCGCATCCGCGCCGCGGGTCGCACCCGCGGTGTGCCCGAAGCGACGGTCGCCCGGCTCCCCGTCTACCTGCGCGCGCTGCACGCGCTCGCCGACACCGGCTGCGACACGGTCTCGTCCGAGGAACTCGCGGTCGCCGCCGGCGTCAACTCGGCCAAGCTCCGCAAGGACCTGTCCCACCTCGGTTCCTACGGCACCCGCGGCGTCGGCTACGAGGTCTCGCTGCTGGTCGACCAGATCTCCCGCGCGCTGGGCCTGACCCAGCGGTGGGCCGTCGTCCTGGTCGGGGTCGGAAATCTGGGCCACGCCCTGGCCGGCTACGCCGGCTTCGCCTCCCGCGGGTTCCGCATCGCGGCCCTCTTCGATGCGGACGCCGAGCGGGTCGGCGAACGCATCGCCGGGCTCGACATCCGGCACATCGACGACCTGGATCGCGTCGTCGAGGAGGAGCAGGTGTCGATCGGCGTGATCTCGACGCCGTCCGCCGCCGCCCAGGAGGTGGCCGACCGGCTGGTCGAGGCCGGCGTCACCAGCATCCTGAACTTCGCGCCGTGCGTACTGCAGGTGCCCGACGGCGTCGACGTCCGCAAGGTCGATCTCGCGCTCGAGCTGCAGATCCTGTCGTTCCACGAACAGCGGAAGGCCGACATCGCTAAGGGCCCGCACGGTGTCAACGGCACCGCGATCAACGGCACCATGAAAGGCGGCGCCGTGACCCCCCTGCCGGCTCCGCGAGTCGACGACGCCCGGGAGGTCGTCGGTCAGTGA
- a CDS encoding glutaredoxin family protein — protein sequence MAATDHTVTLLTRVGCHLCDDAKGVIESVARDTGLTWTEVDVDADPELAYEYGDRVPVVLLDGREHGFWRVEEERLRRDLTR from the coding sequence ATGGCGGCGACGGACCACACGGTGACCCTGTTGACCCGGGTCGGGTGCCATCTCTGCGACGACGCCAAGGGCGTGATCGAGTCGGTCGCCCGTGACACCGGCCTGACCTGGACCGAGGTCGACGTCGACGCCGACCCGGAGCTCGCCTACGAGTACGGCGACCGGGTGCCGGTCGTGCTGCTCGACGGCCGGGAGCACGGCTTCTGGCGGGTCGAGGAAGAGCGCCTGCGCCGCGACCTCACGCGCTGA
- a CDS encoding ECF subfamily RNA polymerase sigma factor, BldN family yields MIGGTAGYGTMPLGTELDLSDLRSALTDLRNRTGLRSAGLGLGLRCLAGRHGGSALPWSRSAGGAHAAPSGAHALPDLPAQPDTEAPAPEPEPHPADPRRPARPSSRALRNPAPRRPADDDETTGSTTVVGHPPVHGHAAGNAPPGHVPAPTRGHRGRAPDRDTERDTDRPSDDGEDVWRLVRLAQAGDTEAFARIYDRYFDTVYRYISYRIGSRSVAEDLTSEVWLRALRRIGSVTWQGRDLGAWLVTIARNLIADHYKSARARLEVTTADMRDADDEDHGPEGRPEAEVLARLDNATLLEAVRRLNPEQQECITLRFLQGLSVTETAQIMGKNDGAIKALQYRAVRTLGRLLPEGFTL; encoded by the coding sequence ATGATCGGCGGAACGGCGGGATACGGCACGATGCCCCTGGGCACCGAGCTCGATCTTTCCGATCTCCGGTCGGCTCTGACCGATCTCCGTAACCGGACCGGCCTGCGAAGCGCCGGGCTCGGCCTCGGCCTGCGCTGTCTGGCCGGTCGGCACGGTGGGTCCGCCCTGCCGTGGTCTCGCAGTGCCGGCGGTGCGCACGCGGCTCCCAGCGGTGCGCACGCGCTGCCGGACCTGCCCGCGCAGCCCGACACCGAGGCGCCGGCTCCCGAGCCGGAACCCCACCCGGCCGACCCGCGCCGTCCGGCCCGGCCGTCCTCGCGCGCGCTGCGCAACCCGGCGCCGCGTCGGCCGGCCGACGACGACGAGACGACCGGCAGCACGACGGTCGTCGGTCACCCGCCGGTCCACGGTCACGCGGCCGGGAACGCGCCGCCGGGCCACGTCCCGGCGCCGACCCGCGGCCACCGCGGACGGGCACCCGACCGCGACACCGAGCGGGACACCGACCGGCCCTCGGACGACGGCGAAGACGTCTGGCGGCTGGTGCGGCTGGCCCAGGCCGGAGACACCGAGGCGTTCGCGCGGATCTACGACCGGTACTTCGACACGGTCTACCGGTACATCTCGTACCGGATCGGATCCCGCTCGGTCGCGGAAGACCTCACCAGCGAGGTCTGGCTCCGCGCGCTCCGGCGCATCGGCAGCGTGACCTGGCAGGGCCGTGATCTCGGCGCCTGGCTGGTCACGATCGCCCGGAACCTGATCGCCGACCACTACAAGTCGGCTCGGGCCCGTCTCGAGGTCACCACCGCCGACATGCGCGACGCCGACGACGAGGACCACGGTCCCGAAGGGCGTCCGGAGGCGGAGGTGCTGGCCCGGCTGGACAACGCGACGCTGCTGGAAGCGGTCCGCCGGCTCAACCCCGAGCAGCAGGAGTGCATCACGCTGCGCTTCCTGCAGGGCCTCTCGGTCACCGAGACGGCCCAGATCATGGGAAAGAACGACGGCGCGATCAAGGCACTCCAGTACCGGGCGGTGCGGACGCTCGGACGATTGCTCCCGGAGGGATTCACTCTGTGA
- a CDS encoding DUF5667 domain-containing protein has product MLSPAERRRARDFNARVSGRRGAERRHPDRAQHVAGAHRAPSDGIDELVHLTERLGRAGSQVRADDEFRDRLRQRLIAVASVHGINAEPGFNPPPASVPRALPDFRRRIPRRVTVVSGTLAGLVALSGVGFASGGANPGDALYGVKRSREAAQLTLARSSVARGQLHLDFARNRLAEAAAAINDLRQLTRLFDDMDSDTRLGMADLGSAAVTQHHPAPLDLVDEFTLVQQRELAHLEGTTRSDPAVRRIRVSLALLDRISGRSADLRAVVRCAPPTTSDELGPIAGECSPLEDEETSLRSSEPAPPPSDWSTPTRRQNSDRSSGSPSASPTGSAAGSTAEGQASSSPTDEGSWGASPSSFGESMVVPQSGTVLPSPLTGSPEDFVDSVVESARPTD; this is encoded by the coding sequence ATGTTGAGTCCTGCGGAACGCCGACGAGCACGGGACTTCAACGCGCGGGTATCCGGCCGTCGAGGCGCCGAGCGCCGGCATCCGGATCGGGCCCAGCACGTCGCAGGCGCCCATCGGGCGCCGTCGGACGGAATCGACGAACTGGTTCATCTCACCGAACGGCTCGGACGGGCCGGCTCGCAGGTCCGCGCCGACGACGAGTTCCGCGACCGGCTCCGGCAACGGCTCATCGCGGTGGCCTCGGTGCACGGCATCAACGCCGAGCCGGGCTTCAACCCGCCTCCGGCTTCGGTCCCCCGGGCGCTGCCCGACTTCCGCCGCCGCATTCCCCGCCGGGTCACGGTGGTCAGCGGCACGCTCGCCGGCCTGGTGGCCCTCTCCGGCGTCGGGTTCGCCAGCGGTGGCGCCAACCCCGGGGACGCGCTCTACGGCGTCAAGCGCAGCCGGGAGGCGGCCCAGCTGACGCTGGCCCGCTCGTCGGTGGCCCGCGGTCAGCTCCACCTCGACTTCGCGCGCAACCGCCTGGCCGAGGCCGCGGCCGCGATCAACGACCTGCGCCAGCTCACCCGGCTGTTCGACGACATGGACAGCGACACCCGGCTCGGTATGGCCGACCTGGGCAGCGCCGCGGTGACCCAGCACCACCCGGCCCCGCTCGACCTCGTCGACGAGTTCACGCTGGTTCAACAGCGCGAGCTGGCCCACCTGGAGGGCACGACCCGCTCGGACCCCGCCGTCCGCCGGATCCGCGTTTCGCTGGCCCTACTCGACCGGATCAGCGGTCGGTCGGCCGACCTCCGCGCGGTCGTGCGCTGCGCGCCCCCCACCACCAGCGACGAGCTGGGCCCCATCGCCGGAGAGTGTTCTCCGCTCGAGGACGAGGAAACCTCGCTACGCTCGAGCGAGCCGGCGCCGCCGCCGAGCGACTGGTCCACCCCCACCCGGCGGCAGAACTCGGATCGCTCGTCCGGGTCGCCGTCCGCGTCACCGACCGGCAGCGCCGCCGGGAGCACGGCCGAGGGCCAGGCCTCCTCCTCCCCCACCGACGAGGGCAGCTGGGGAGCCAGCCCGTCGAGTTTCGGGGAGAGCATGGTGGTTCCGCAGTCCGGGACCGTCCTGCCGTCACCGCTGACCGGTTCTCCCGAGGACTTCGTCGACAGCGTCGTCGAGAGCGCGCGTCCGACGGACTAA